From the genome of Bubalus bubalis isolate 160015118507 breed Murrah chromosome 2, NDDB_SH_1, whole genome shotgun sequence, one region includes:
- the LOC123464711 gene encoding 28S ribosomal protein S14, mitochondrial-like — MATSMLGSLLRIVRQVVPSSASGQARSYYVDWRMLRDVKRRKMAYEYADKRLRINSLRKNTILPKHLQEVADEEIAALPRDSCPVRIRNRCVMTSRPQGVKRRWRLSRIVFRHLADHGQLSGIQRAIW; from the coding sequence ATGGCTACCTCCATGCTCGGCTCTCTGCTGCGGATCGTCCGGCAGGTGGTTCCTTCATCAGCTTCAGGCCAAGCTCGAAGTTACTATGTCGACTGGAGAATGCTGCGTGatgtaaagagaagaaaaatggccTACGAGTATGCAGATAAGAGGCTACGGATCAATTCTCTCAGGAAGAATACTATTCTTCCAAAACACCTTCAGGAGGTGGCTGATGAAGAAATTGCTGCCCTTCCCCGGGATAGCTGCCCCGTTAGAATCAGAAATCGATGTGTCATGACGTCCCGTCCACAAGGCGTAAAGCGGCGCTGGAGGCTCAGCCGTATTGTCTTCCGTCACTTAGCTGATCATGGACAACTGTCTGGGATCCAGCGAGCAATATGGTGA
- the ZSCAN9 gene encoding LOW QUALITY PROTEIN: zinc finger and SCAN domain-containing protein 9 (The sequence of the model RefSeq protein was modified relative to this genomic sequence to represent the inferred CDS: deleted 1 base in 1 codon; substituted 2 bases at 2 genomic stop codons), with translation IDSKEILCLDMQAPKVWEELLTEKVEAESHLQMQESRLKHSNPLAREISRGRHFRQLCYQETPGPREALTQLRELCYQWLRPHVSTKEQILDLLVLEQFLSILPQELQGWMREHCPKSGEEAVILLEDLERELDEPQHEIVAYRQEQEVFSKGTVSLEAQMSLALQSQSKEPQLTRDPAQEPHPIGETDTFLFCKPVVISQLKGSGEPWSHPREVLRGGMTQTEDRELVLRKHCPKRVEPCGKVSYGQTWEESQQGPXHGEVSEHKGGVERHWGSPVGTGPHRCEECGKSFAQSSGLVRHQRVHTGXRPYESNECGKTFSWSSGLFNHRGIHNIQKRYHCKECGKAFSQSAGLIQHKRIHKGEKPYQCSQCSKSYSRRSFLIKHQRSHTGERPHHCNQCGKSFNRHCNLTRHQKIHLVAELV, from the exons ATAGACTCCAAGGAGATTTTATGCCTGGATATGCAAGCTCCCAAGGTTTGGGAAGAACTTCTGACAGAAAAAGTGGAGGCAGAAAGTCATCTCCAAATGCAGGAATCCAGACTGAAACACAGTAATCCACTGGCAAGAGAGATCTCCCGA GGAAGGCACTTTCGACAGCTCTGCTACCAGGAGACTCCTGGACCAAGAGAGGCTCTCACTCAACTCCGGGAACTTTGCTACCAGTGGTTGAGGCCACATGTGAGCACAAAGGAGCAGATCCTGGACCTACTAGTGCTGGAGCAGTTCCTGTCCATCCTGCCCCAAGAGCTGCAGGGCTGGATGCGGGAACACTGTCCAAAGAGTGGAGAAGAAGCAGTGATTTTGCTGGAGGATCTGGAGAGAGAGCTCGATGAACCGCAACACGAG ATAGTAGCCTACAGACAGGAACAAGAAGTCTTTTCTAAAGGGACAGTGTCTCTGGAAGCACAGATGTCACTGGCCCTTCAGTCCCAGTCTAAGGAGCCCCAACTCACACGTGACCCTGCTCAGGAGCCCCATCCTATTGGAGAGACAG AcacatttctgttttgcaaaccTGTTGTCATCTCCCAGCTAAAAGGAAGTGGAGAACCTTGGTCTCATCCCAGAGAAGTCCTAAGAG gTGGAATGACCCAGACTGAGGACAGGGAGTTGGTGCTAAGGAAACATTGTCCTAAGAGAGTGGAACCATGTGGGAAAGTGTCTTATGGACAGACCTGGGAGGAATCACAGCAGGGGCCCTGACATGGAGAAGTCAGTGAACATAAGGGTGGGGTAGAgaggcactggggaagccctgtagGAACCGGACCACACAGATGTGAGGAATGTGGAAAGAGCTTTGCTCAGAGCTCGGGTCTGGTTCGACATCAAAGAGTTCACACTGGATAAAGACCCTATGAGAGTAATGAGTGTGGGAAAACCTTCAGTTGGAGTTCGGGTCTTTTTAATCACAGAGGAATCCACAATATTCAGAAACGGTACCACTGTAAGGAGTGTGGAAAGGCCTTCAGCCAGAGTGCCGGTCTCATCCAGCATAAGAGAATCCACAAGGGAGAAAAGCCATATCAGTGCAGCCAGTGCAGCAAGAGCTACAGTCGACGCTCGTTTCTCATCAAGCATCAGAGAAGCCACACTGGGGAGCGCCCTCATCATTGCAACCAGTGTGGGAAGAGCTTTAACCGCCACTGCAACCTCACGCGCCATCAGAAGATCCacctggtggctgagctggtcTAA